The following DNA comes from Hordeum vulgare subsp. vulgare chromosome 3H, MorexV3_pseudomolecules_assembly, whole genome shotgun sequence.
GTTGAGATATATGCGAGTAGTTTGATCATTATGTTATTTTGTGAACCTAGTATGCTCTTCTTAGTTGGCATGATAAAATCAATACGTCAATATGATAATTGTGTTCTTTTGTAAACCTAGACTTGCTGCTCTTCAATGACAGGGAGTTAAAATATACGTTAATATGAACATTTTGTTCTTCTGTAGACCTATGTGTGCTGCTCTTCTAAATTCAAGTCAGCTTTATGGTACTTATCTTGTAACTTAAGTTGCTAATTTCAATAATCAGAACATTCACTTCTTCAAAAATTGTAGCAATGCCCAATTTAATTATGCATTACCATTTTAAGTCTGAACATCAAAACATATATTACTGATCTGTGTTTATCACAAATTAGCATGATGTCATGTGTGCACATCCTACTCGCATTAGTTGAATCTCTTTTCCATTACATCAACAAAAAGCTGGAATGAGTTGGTACACTTATTCAATGAGAAAAGTCAGTATCCTTCTTTTCTcttacaaaaaagaaaaagaaatttcACGTCTTCTATTATTTTGCACAAAAAATCTAAATTGCTTATTTCCTACATGCAGGTTCACGTGTGAAAGTCATTGCAGGTATTGTGAATACATCTTTTTGTTTATCATTCTTATTCTTGCATTTTATTATCTAATATAAGAGGAAAGACATGAAAGTAAGATTTTGTTAGTCCAAGTATAACTCACTATTTGCCTGCATTCTTGTTTTCCAGCAACATCATCGGTAGCCACATTTGTGATTCTCTTGCTGACGGCAGCCACGGCACTCTATCGGTCCCTAAAatcaaaggttgatgaagaggtacGAATGAAAATCGAAATGTTTCTCAAGGCATATGGCACATCGAAACCAACAAGATACACATTCTCTGAAGTTAAAAAAGTAACAAGACGATTCAAAGATAGACTGGGTCAGGGTGGATTTGGAAGCGTATACAAAGGCCAGCTGGCAAATGGGGTACCTGTGGCAGTAAAGATGCTGGAGAACTCAAGGAGCGACGGAGAAGAGTTCATGAATGAAGTTGCAACCATTGGTAGAATCCACCATGCTAATGTGGTCCGTCTGTTGGGATTCTGCTCAGATGGAACAAGGCGTGCCCTTATCTATGAATTCATGCCTAACGGATCACTCGAGAAGTACATATTCGCAGATGAATCAGATATTTGTCGAGAGCTATTAGCACCTAACAAAATGCTGGAGATAGCATCAGGCATTGCACGGGGAATCGAATACCTGCATCAAGGCTGCAATCAGCGGATCCTCCACTTCGACATCAAGCCTCACAACATCTTGCTAGACTACAGGTTCAGTCCAAAGATTTCAGATTTTGGGCTTGCAAAGCTGTGTACGAGGGATCATAGCATCGTCGCACTGACTGCAGCAAGAGGAACAATGGGTTACATTGCGCCAGAACTGTATTCTCGAAACTTTGGGAGAATATCCAGCAAGTCCGACGTCTATAGCTTTGGCATGCTGGTGTTGGAAATGGTGAGCGGGCGGAGGAACTCGGATCCATGGATCGAGAACCAAAATGAGGTTTACATGCCAGAGTGGATATACGAGAAGATTAGCACGGAGCAAGAGCTGGAATCAACGAGGGACATGACGCGAGAAGAGAAGGAGACAATAAAAAAGCTGGCCATCGTGGCACTGTGGTGCATTCAGTGGAACCCGAAAAACCGCCCATCCATGCCGAAAGTGCTGAACATGCTTACAGGAACCTTGCAGGGCCTAACGATGCCCCCCAAGCCATTCGTTTCATCTCCGGGCCACCCCGTGCCGCAAGTCTAGGGATTTGTTTCGCTGCGACTCTGAATGTATTTATTTCGGAACACCGAGACTTAGTTTTCTGCACAGTAATGCtgtattgtactccctccgttcctaaataattgtagtcggAGAGAACTAgattagttctccccaactacaattatttaggtacagattGTACATGACGCTTGATTTTTCAGCTCAATAAGCAGTCTAATGGTCAGCCGTATGGTAAAGTCTTTTTAATCACAATTGCCTGAAAGAGCATAAATAGATTTCGCAACAGACTGTAGATCGGTACAAGTCCGAAAGAGCATACATAAATTGTTTGGGAATTCGACTCGTTGCGAGATCTGAATCAGTCCCCGTCTCGTTGCCGGATCCAGATGTGAATCCTACTCAGGCCAAGGTAATCAA
Coding sequences within:
- the LOC123442389 gene encoding rust resistance kinase Lr10-like, with the protein product MISTLQEAQFVGLASSHCLQSSFFSQKMFKALVVALLFSVLNHGSNRATASGDGDFFHNCPPFRCGDGRTEIRFPFRLATSPPSCGAPGLELSCSREADTILLHPILGQCKVTGIDYSAGEMNVIPLEESWTRCPLQKISITNLATSVYKPLRHGGEPIILVRCSRELIPKEKTSIRGFRREDSIVGPISCMSNTSKFTYLMAGMEPMSLLPLGCTVVSNGMSTPQDFDGNPVELFAEIAKRVIASGETTLTWSVPNITDICLDCERNGHPCGFSTQRGQAFCKPQGSRVKVIAATSSVATFVILLLTAATALYRSLKSKVDEEVRMKIEMFLKAYGTSKPTRYTFSEVKKVTRRFKDRLGQGGFGSVYKGQLANGVPVAVKMLENSRSDGEEFMNEVATIGRIHHANVVRLLGFCSDGTRRALIYEFMPNGSLEKYIFADESDICRELLAPNKMLEIASGIARGIEYLHQGCNQRILHFDIKPHNILLDYRFSPKISDFGLAKLCTRDHSIVALTAARGTMGYIAPELYSRNFGRISSKSDVYSFGMLVLEMVSGRRNSDPWIENQNEVYMPEWIYEKISTEQELESTRDMTREEKETIKKLAIVALWCIQWNPKNRPSMPKVLNMLTGTLQGLTMPPKPFVSSPGHPVPQV